Proteins found in one Dermochelys coriacea isolate rDerCor1 chromosome 17, rDerCor1.pri.v4, whole genome shotgun sequence genomic segment:
- the LOC119844516 gene encoding diazepam-binding inhibitor-like 5: MSQEEFEKAAAMVREMKVPISNQEKLVIYSLYKQATVGDINIPCPAATDVMGKAKWEAWNGHKGMSKADAMKNYIAKAEELKKKKSM, translated from the coding sequence ATGTCGCAGGAGGAATTTGAGAAAGCTGCTGCTATGGTCAGGGAAATGAAGGTGCCGATCTCAAACCAAGAAAAACTGGTGATTTACAGTCTCTACAAACAAGCCACCGTTGGGGACATCAacatcccctgccctgctgcaactGATGTAATGGGCAAAGCCAAATGGGAGGCCTGGAATGGACACAAAGGGATGAGCAAGGCTGATGCCATGAAGAATTACATAGCAAAAGCAGaagagctgaaaaaaaaaaaaagcatgtag
- the GEMIN4 gene encoding gem-associated protein 4 isoform X2 translates to MIPRINHIVLFELLKALNAPRLFVQLLLALPAAVRQRELELFVKYVVNETSLVDVAFFLDVWWEIMKHKEDEQDKMILMFSTLAHQHLSESPDEPCQPAKRFKGDPFSLQSSLIATGLLTVLIDGLKQISGSIVLPKMKCCALANLVELLSVFTVIERESSSLPVKAYLDKIASVVAIWNDDSENRYNRKGLEEKVKEAERSVSLLSVVKLSSEELFVGLNFLRSLLQGWGEELQCMLNNHKEICYESYRLLDSLTAFGKNLISYAKSGDLSEDKKQMVSELGQIIVDFLKKINPKLKGRNSDSSTMALVAMAIIEKRMDRHTEMCSIFASEKAWAFSKDWVTCLVKNKALFQKPELVLTLLETTVTFSLSADNRESRELQSQVVKTILECYTELPLPDKNKVISGVLASWGGQGLSLNLKTFMEGFQEELNLAFNQITQSASDQGLTKAVASVARLALLHPEATVKKVCNLAVVNLGTHQFLAQILCSFPALSFQEAGDDPNQSGSLLERCLKETVWGRLSSAKEKEQFLEFLAFLMQPSSGHPLLSPAEVTKAFVLPHLKSDFAHIELSLQILSKVLEVQPGSEEQWLKSCYPFPLLLGLCKLLDGYTKYWHRFRDQHCPSLETKDLIATTLSQLCEVVGQKAAPSPEVWIQSLAWLHRKIELLDWTVGLRLKKLFGDHFKNEVPATLFEICKLSEDEWTSRPVPAYGAGSGLLAWMECCCISTALREKMLSLLTVDVDNPEEVNLFSKGFLVALIQVLPWCSHSEWKRLTQVIESLLHRQVLHVPYTLEYVQYMPLLNFRPFAHYLQFSVLFLRGFQLLCSSSCSSWLPAEAWQHVVRLYSSSLTDLLGSVKRDSLSHWHSADDKNPTQEVSFIYIQVFCHVLHVVAMLPDDCSGEPLLVLALEILSQYETLSASDKSLSSALRKANEKHFLESITDNVSNKELRAMLLQKLSKL, encoded by the coding sequence ATGATCCCGCGTATAAACCACATCGTCCTCTTCGAGCTGCTCAAGGCTCTGAATGCGCCACGGCTctttgtgcagctgctgctggcgctGCCCGCAGCAGTGCGTCAGCGGGAGCTGGAGCTATTTGTCAAGTACGTTGTGAACGAGACGTCCCTGGTGGATGTTGCCTTCTTCTTGGATGTCTGGTGGGAGATAATGAAACACAAGGAGGATGAGCAAGACAAAATGATCCTAATGTTCAGCACTCTGGCCCATCAACACCTGTCCGAGTCTCCAGATGAGCCCTGCCAGCCTGCAAAGAGATTCAAGGGCGACCCCTTCTCCCTGCAGAGCTCCCTCATAGCCACTGGCCTGTTGACAGTTCTGATCGATGGGCTAAAGCAGATCTCCGGGAGCATCGTCCTCCCCAAGATGAAGTGCTGTGCTCTGGCCAACCTAGTGGAGCTGCTGTCAGTCTTCACGGTGATAGAGCGTGAGTCCAGTTCGCTGCCTGTCAAAGCATACCTAGACAAGATTGCATCCGTCGTCGCCATCTGGAACGACGACAGCGAGAACCGGTACAACAGAAAGGGTCTGGAGGAGAAAGTGAAGGAGGCCGAGAGGAGTGTGAGCTTGCTGTCCGTAGTCAAGCTGTCCAGCGAAGAGCTGTTTGTTGGCTTGAACTTCCTCCGTAGcttgctccagggctggggggaggagctgcAGTGTATGCTGAACAACCACAAAGAGATCTGCTACGAAAGCTACCGACTCCTTGACAGCCTCACAGCCTTCGGGAAGAACCTGATCTCCTATGCTAAGTCCGGAGACCTGAGTGAGGACAAGAAGCAAATGGTGTCAGAATTGGGACAGATCATTGTGGACTTCCTCAAGAAGATTAATCCAAAGCTGAAAGGCAGGAATTCAGACAGCAGTACCATGGCTTTGGTTGCCATGGCAATTATCGAGAAGAGGATGGACCGGCACACAGAAATGTGCTCCATTTTTGCTTCTGAGAAGGCCTGGGCTTTTTCTAAGGACTGGGTCACCTGTCTTGTTAAAAACAAAGCTCTCTTCCAGAAACCAGAACTGGTCTTGACATTGCTGGAGACCACcgtgacttttagcctgtctgcCGATAACAGagagagcagggagctgcagagtcaaGTGGTCAAAACTATTCTGGAGTGTTACACTGAGCTTCCGCTACCTGACAAGAACAAGGTGATCTCAGGTGTCCTGGCTTCTTGGGGTGGGCAGGGCTTGTCCTTGAACTTGAAGACTTTCATGGAAGGGTTTCAAGAAGAGCTGAACTTGGCTTTCAACCAGATCACGCAGAGTGCGTCAGATCAAGGTCTCACCAAGGCTGTCGCCTCTGTGGCAAGGCTGGCTCTGCTCCACCCAGAGGCAACGGTGAAGAAGGTCTGCAACCTCGCTGTTGTCAACCTGGGAACGCACCAGTTCCTAGCGCAGATCCTGTGCTCCTTTCCGGCGCTGAGCTTCCAAGAGGCAGGAGACGACCCAAACCAGTCAGGCAGCCTGCTAGAGAGATGTCTAAAGGAGACTGTTTGGGGGAGACTCTCCTCTGCTAaggaaaaggagcagtttctAGAGTTCTTGGCCTTTCTCATGCAGCCAAGTTCAGGTCATCCACTCCTCTCCCCTGCAGAGGTGACCAAAGCCTTTGTCCTTCCCCATTTGAAATCAGACTTTGCTCACATTGAGCTGAGCTTGCAGATCCTCAGTAAGGTTCTGGAGGTCCAGCCCGGTTCAGAGGAACAGTGGCTCAAGTCCTGCTACCCCTTCCCGCTCCTTCTGGGCCTCTGCAAGCTCCTGGATGGCTACACGAAGTACTGGCACCGGTTCAGGGACCAGCACTGCCCTTCGCTGGAGACCAAAGACCTGATTGCCACCACTCTCTCTCAGCTCTGCgaggtggtggggcagaaagctgccccctccccagaagTGTGGATCCAGTCGCTGGCATGGCTGCACCGGAAGATCGAGCTGCTGGACTGGACTGTTGGTCTCCGGCTGAAGAAGCTTTTTGGGGACCACTTTAAGAACGAAGTCCCGGCTACCCTGTTTGAAATTTGCAAGCTCTCAGAGGATGAGTGGACGTCCCGCCCTGTCCCGGCATATGGGGCAGGCAGTGGGCTCCTGGCCTGGATGGAGTGCTGCTGCATCTCCACGGCGCTGAGGGAGAAAATGCTCTCTCTCCTCACCGTTGATGTGGACAACCCAGAAGAAGTCAACTTGTTCAGCAAAGGATTCCTGGTGGCCCTGATACAGGTCCTTCCGTGGTGCAGCCACAGCGAATGGAAGAGACTCACACAGGTGATTGAAAGCCTGCTGCACAGGCAGGTCCTTCACGTACCTTATACTCTGGAGTACGTGCAGTACATGCCGCTGCTCAACTTCAGGCCTTTTGCCCACTATCTCCAGTTCTCTGTGCTCTTCTTGAGAGGATTCCAGCTGTTGTGCAGCTCCAGCTGCTCCAGCTGGCTGCCGGCAGAAGCCTGGCAGCACGTGGTGAGACTCTACAGCAGCAGCCTCACCGACCTGCTGGGCTCAGTCAAGAGGGATTCCCTTTCTCACTGGCACTCTGCTGACGACAAGAACCCCACGCAGGAAGTGTCCTTCATCTACATCCAGGTGTTCTGCCATGTGCTGCATGTGGTGGCCATGCTGCCGGATGACTGCTCCGGTGAGCCGCTCCTGGTCCTGGCCTTGGAGATCCTCTCGCAATATGAAACGCTCAGTGCCTCCGACAAGTCCCTGAGCAGCGCGCTCAGGAAAGCCAACGAGAAGCACTTCCTGGAGTCCATCACCGACAATGTCAGCAACAAGGAGCTCCGGGCCATGCTGCTGCAGAAGCTGAGCAAGCTGTGA
- the GEMIN4 gene encoding gem-associated protein 4 isoform X1, with product MELGPLNICEETTILHGGFLLAAKLYHPKVLSELAKSDWPLVGQPITDALKEICTSRSSSPPQPNVWKKKAVIIIWAKILLPCPLSSVGSTSVDQRWKEDVFFSVGSMIPRINHIVLFELLKALNAPRLFVQLLLALPAAVRQRELELFVKYVVNETSLVDVAFFLDVWWEIMKHKEDEQDKMILMFSTLAHQHLSESPDEPCQPAKRFKGDPFSLQSSLIATGLLTVLIDGLKQISGSIVLPKMKCCALANLVELLSVFTVIERESSSLPVKAYLDKIASVVAIWNDDSENRYNRKGLEEKVKEAERSVSLLSVVKLSSEELFVGLNFLRSLLQGWGEELQCMLNNHKEICYESYRLLDSLTAFGKNLISYAKSGDLSEDKKQMVSELGQIIVDFLKKINPKLKGRNSDSSTMALVAMAIIEKRMDRHTEMCSIFASEKAWAFSKDWVTCLVKNKALFQKPELVLTLLETTVTFSLSADNRESRELQSQVVKTILECYTELPLPDKNKVISGVLASWGGQGLSLNLKTFMEGFQEELNLAFNQITQSASDQGLTKAVASVARLALLHPEATVKKVCNLAVVNLGTHQFLAQILCSFPALSFQEAGDDPNQSGSLLERCLKETVWGRLSSAKEKEQFLEFLAFLMQPSSGHPLLSPAEVTKAFVLPHLKSDFAHIELSLQILSKVLEVQPGSEEQWLKSCYPFPLLLGLCKLLDGYTKYWHRFRDQHCPSLETKDLIATTLSQLCEVVGQKAAPSPEVWIQSLAWLHRKIELLDWTVGLRLKKLFGDHFKNEVPATLFEICKLSEDEWTSRPVPAYGAGSGLLAWMECCCISTALREKMLSLLTVDVDNPEEVNLFSKGFLVALIQVLPWCSHSEWKRLTQVIESLLHRQVLHVPYTLEYVQYMPLLNFRPFAHYLQFSVLFLRGFQLLCSSSCSSWLPAEAWQHVVRLYSSSLTDLLGSVKRDSLSHWHSADDKNPTQEVSFIYIQVFCHVLHVVAMLPDDCSGEPLLVLALEILSQYETLSASDKSLSSALRKANEKHFLESITDNVSNKELRAMLLQKLSKL from the exons ATGGAGCTAG GACCCTTGAACATCTGTGAGGAAACAACCATTCTGCATGGCGGATTCCTGCTAGCAGCAAAATTGTATCATCCCAAAGTGTTGTCAGAGTTGGCCAAATCCGACTGGCCCCTGGTCGGGCAGCCTATAACCGATGCCTTGAAGGAGATATGCACCAGCcgttcctcttccccaccccaacccaatGTGTGGAAGAAGAAAGCGGTTATCATCATCTGGGCCAaaatcctcctcccctgccccttgtcCTCTGTGGGCTCCACCTCAGTTGACCAACGGTGGAAGGAAGATGTCTTCTTCTCGGTGGGCAGCATGATCCCGCGTATAAACCACATCGTCCTCTTCGAGCTGCTCAAGGCTCTGAATGCGCCACGGCTctttgtgcagctgctgctggcgctGCCCGCAGCAGTGCGTCAGCGGGAGCTGGAGCTATTTGTCAAGTACGTTGTGAACGAGACGTCCCTGGTGGATGTTGCCTTCTTCTTGGATGTCTGGTGGGAGATAATGAAACACAAGGAGGATGAGCAAGACAAAATGATCCTAATGTTCAGCACTCTGGCCCATCAACACCTGTCCGAGTCTCCAGATGAGCCCTGCCAGCCTGCAAAGAGATTCAAGGGCGACCCCTTCTCCCTGCAGAGCTCCCTCATAGCCACTGGCCTGTTGACAGTTCTGATCGATGGGCTAAAGCAGATCTCCGGGAGCATCGTCCTCCCCAAGATGAAGTGCTGTGCTCTGGCCAACCTAGTGGAGCTGCTGTCAGTCTTCACGGTGATAGAGCGTGAGTCCAGTTCGCTGCCTGTCAAAGCATACCTAGACAAGATTGCATCCGTCGTCGCCATCTGGAACGACGACAGCGAGAACCGGTACAACAGAAAGGGTCTGGAGGAGAAAGTGAAGGAGGCCGAGAGGAGTGTGAGCTTGCTGTCCGTAGTCAAGCTGTCCAGCGAAGAGCTGTTTGTTGGCTTGAACTTCCTCCGTAGcttgctccagggctggggggaggagctgcAGTGTATGCTGAACAACCACAAAGAGATCTGCTACGAAAGCTACCGACTCCTTGACAGCCTCACAGCCTTCGGGAAGAACCTGATCTCCTATGCTAAGTCCGGAGACCTGAGTGAGGACAAGAAGCAAATGGTGTCAGAATTGGGACAGATCATTGTGGACTTCCTCAAGAAGATTAATCCAAAGCTGAAAGGCAGGAATTCAGACAGCAGTACCATGGCTTTGGTTGCCATGGCAATTATCGAGAAGAGGATGGACCGGCACACAGAAATGTGCTCCATTTTTGCTTCTGAGAAGGCCTGGGCTTTTTCTAAGGACTGGGTCACCTGTCTTGTTAAAAACAAAGCTCTCTTCCAGAAACCAGAACTGGTCTTGACATTGCTGGAGACCACcgtgacttttagcctgtctgcCGATAACAGagagagcagggagctgcagagtcaaGTGGTCAAAACTATTCTGGAGTGTTACACTGAGCTTCCGCTACCTGACAAGAACAAGGTGATCTCAGGTGTCCTGGCTTCTTGGGGTGGGCAGGGCTTGTCCTTGAACTTGAAGACTTTCATGGAAGGGTTTCAAGAAGAGCTGAACTTGGCTTTCAACCAGATCACGCAGAGTGCGTCAGATCAAGGTCTCACCAAGGCTGTCGCCTCTGTGGCAAGGCTGGCTCTGCTCCACCCAGAGGCAACGGTGAAGAAGGTCTGCAACCTCGCTGTTGTCAACCTGGGAACGCACCAGTTCCTAGCGCAGATCCTGTGCTCCTTTCCGGCGCTGAGCTTCCAAGAGGCAGGAGACGACCCAAACCAGTCAGGCAGCCTGCTAGAGAGATGTCTAAAGGAGACTGTTTGGGGGAGACTCTCCTCTGCTAaggaaaaggagcagtttctAGAGTTCTTGGCCTTTCTCATGCAGCCAAGTTCAGGTCATCCACTCCTCTCCCCTGCAGAGGTGACCAAAGCCTTTGTCCTTCCCCATTTGAAATCAGACTTTGCTCACATTGAGCTGAGCTTGCAGATCCTCAGTAAGGTTCTGGAGGTCCAGCCCGGTTCAGAGGAACAGTGGCTCAAGTCCTGCTACCCCTTCCCGCTCCTTCTGGGCCTCTGCAAGCTCCTGGATGGCTACACGAAGTACTGGCACCGGTTCAGGGACCAGCACTGCCCTTCGCTGGAGACCAAAGACCTGATTGCCACCACTCTCTCTCAGCTCTGCgaggtggtggggcagaaagctgccccctccccagaagTGTGGATCCAGTCGCTGGCATGGCTGCACCGGAAGATCGAGCTGCTGGACTGGACTGTTGGTCTCCGGCTGAAGAAGCTTTTTGGGGACCACTTTAAGAACGAAGTCCCGGCTACCCTGTTTGAAATTTGCAAGCTCTCAGAGGATGAGTGGACGTCCCGCCCTGTCCCGGCATATGGGGCAGGCAGTGGGCTCCTGGCCTGGATGGAGTGCTGCTGCATCTCCACGGCGCTGAGGGAGAAAATGCTCTCTCTCCTCACCGTTGATGTGGACAACCCAGAAGAAGTCAACTTGTTCAGCAAAGGATTCCTGGTGGCCCTGATACAGGTCCTTCCGTGGTGCAGCCACAGCGAATGGAAGAGACTCACACAGGTGATTGAAAGCCTGCTGCACAGGCAGGTCCTTCACGTACCTTATACTCTGGAGTACGTGCAGTACATGCCGCTGCTCAACTTCAGGCCTTTTGCCCACTATCTCCAGTTCTCTGTGCTCTTCTTGAGAGGATTCCAGCTGTTGTGCAGCTCCAGCTGCTCCAGCTGGCTGCCGGCAGAAGCCTGGCAGCACGTGGTGAGACTCTACAGCAGCAGCCTCACCGACCTGCTGGGCTCAGTCAAGAGGGATTCCCTTTCTCACTGGCACTCTGCTGACGACAAGAACCCCACGCAGGAAGTGTCCTTCATCTACATCCAGGTGTTCTGCCATGTGCTGCATGTGGTGGCCATGCTGCCGGATGACTGCTCCGGTGAGCCGCTCCTGGTCCTGGCCTTGGAGATCCTCTCGCAATATGAAACGCTCAGTGCCTCCGACAAGTCCCTGAGCAGCGCGCTCAGGAAAGCCAACGAGAAGCACTTCCTGGAGTCCATCACCGACAATGTCAGCAACAAGGAGCTCCGGGCCATGCTGCTGCAGAAGCTGAGCAAGCTGTGA
- the TLCD3A gene encoding TLC domain-containing protein 3A, giving the protein MWQTLAIASVFFPGLFFLSVRSLGWAAPAWSLKDRILLSSRMVSSVQATMATFSGIIVVLNCKDVVHDRYWLAVEYVWVIVPYMIYDVYVMYLCHWHKSKDTSEKKHSLASVRSFLEKDRLMVTHHLFILVILTPVAQYLRGELGDFFVGCIFVAELSTPFVSLGKILMQLKMQNTLLHKVNGILILVTFFLCRIVLFPFMYRAYARHTGIPIYMVPFHIPMHCNVANASLIAPQLYWFMLICKKAVRLYSSSPSDKNR; this is encoded by the exons ATGTGGCAAACGCTGGCGATCGCTTCGGTGTTTTTCCCGGGTCTCTTCTTTCTGTCCGTTCGGAGTCTCGGCTGGGCTGCCCCGGCATGGAGCCTCAAGGATCGGATCCTCCTCAGCAGCAG GATGGTGTCTTCTGTTCAAGCTACCATGGCTACTTTTTCTGGGATCATTGTTGTCCTTAATTGCAAGGATGTGGTACATGACAG GTACTGGCTTGCAGTAGAGTATGTTTGGGTCATCGTCCCGTACATGATCTATGATGTATATGTCATGTACCTCTGCCACTGGCACAAAAGCAAAGACACCTCGGAGAAGAAGCATTCGCTGGCCAGTGTGAGGAGCTTCCTGGAGAAGGATCGCCTCATGGTGACGCACCATCTCTTCATTCTTGTTATCCTCACACCCGTCGCGCAG TACCTCAGAGGAGAGCTTGGAGATTTCTTCGTCGGTTGCATCTTTGTGGCAGAACTGAGCACTCCGTTCGTGTCACTGGGCAAAATCCTGATGCAG CTAAAAATGCAGAACACGCTCCTGCACAAGGTGAATGGGATTCTCATCCTGGTGACGTTCTTCCTCTGCCGGATCGTCCTCTTCCCGTTCATGTACAGGGCCTACGCCAGGCACACGGGGATCCCCATCTACATGGTGCCTTTCCACATCCCCATGCACTGCAACGTGGCCAATGCCTCTCTCATCGCCCCACAGCTCTACTGGTTCATGCTGATCTGTAAGAAAGCTGTCCGACTCTACAGCAGTTCACCGTCCGACAAGAATAGATAA